The following nucleotide sequence is from Mucilaginibacter sp. cycad4.
TATGATTCGCCGGAAGTAAAGGTATAATCCACGCCCCTGAAAATCCAGTCGCGGTTAAAGCGGCGGCCGATGTTTTGAAGGGTGATGATCATAAATAGCTTATGGTTGATGGTTCATAGTTCATGGCCGAAGAACCTGATTTGTAGCTTATAGTTGATGGTTCATAGTTCATGGCCGGTGAACCTGATTTATAGCTTATGGTTCATGCAATAGAAACAGACAAGCACCCGGCTATGAACCATGAACTATAACCCATCAACCATTTAGGTATTCCCAAACCCTTTCATGATACCACGTTGCGAGTTTTGCAGGAAGTTGATGATCTCATCGCGTTCTACACTTGGGGTAAACTCGGCCTCAATGATATCAAGCGCTTTGGTTACGTTATATTTTTTAAGGAATATGATCCTGTAAATCTCCTGGATTTCGGCTATAGTAGCAGCAGAGAACCCCCTGCGGCGTAAGCCTACCGAGTTGATACCCACGTATGATAATGGCTCACGGCCTGCCTTGGTGAACGGAGGAACGTCTTTACGTACCAGTGAACCGCCAGAGATCATACTATGCGCACCAATTTCAACAAACTGGTGTACGGCCGATGAGCCGCCGATGAATGCGTAATCATAAACCGTTATGTGGCCCGCCAGCTGAACAGCATTGGCAACAATCACATTATCGCCGATAACACAATCATGCGCTACATGCACATAAGCCATCAGCAAACAGTTGCTGCCGATGGTGGTGGTGTTTTTATCAAGCGCGGTACCGCGGTTTAGCGTAACGCACTCACGTATGGTGGTGTTATCGCCTATAGATACAGTGCTTTGCTCGCCTTTATATTTCAAATCCTGCGGCGGTGCAGATACCACGGCGCCCGGGAAAATCCGGCAGTTTTTACCTATGCGGGCACCATCCATAATTACGGAGTTGGAGCCGATCCAGGTACCTTCGCCAATTTCAACATCCTTATGGATGGTAACGAAAGGTTCAATTACCACGTTATCGGCAATTTTTGCCTGTGGATGTATGTATGCTAATGGCTGGATCATGCTTCAGATTCTTTTACTTTTACAATTTGAGCCATCAGTTCGGCCTCAACAACAACACGGTCGCCCACCATACCTATACCTTTCATGGTAGCTATGCCACGGCGGATGGGGGCAATAAGGTCGCAGATATAAATAATGGTATCGCCGGGAACTACCTTGCTTTTAAAGCGGGCGTTCTCAATTTTAAGGAACAGGGTAAGATAATTTTGCGGGTCCGGAACCGTGTTTAACACCAGGATGCCTCCTGTTTGCACCATGCCTTCAATCTGCAATACGCCGGGGAAGATTGGCGCACCCGGGAAGTGGCCCTTAAAAAATTCCTCGTTAATGGTTACGTTTTTGCACCCTACAACATGACTTTTGGTAAGCTCCAGGATCTTGTCGATCATCAGGAAAGGTTGACGATGGGGCAGCATGCCCATGATATCAACCGTGTCAAAAAGCGGCTTGGCATTCAGGTCGTAAGTTTTTACCTGTTTGCGGCTTTTCTCTTTCTTAATTAAAGCTTTGATCTTTTTAGCAAAGGCAACATTGGCAGCGTGGCCAGGCCTTGCTGCCATGATATGCCCTTTAAGCGGCACACCAACCAGCGCTAAATCGCCTATCATATCCAGCAGCTTGTGGCGTGCCGGCTCATTTTGATGGCGAAGTTCAATGTTATTTAAAATGCCCTGCGGCGCAACGCTGATATCCTTGCGGTTAAACAGCTTGGCCAGGTGATTAAGTTCTTCTTCATCAACATCCTTATCAACAACCACGATGGCATTGTTCAGGTCGCCGCCTTTAATGAGGTCATGTTTTAGCAACATTTCCAGCTCATGCAAAAAGCAGAAGGTACGGCATGAAGCAATTTCCTTTTTAAACTCGCCAATGGTTGAGATACTGGCATGCTGGCTGCCCAGCACCTGCGAGTTATAGTCGACCATACAGGTAAAACGATAGTCATCTAGCGGCATGGCAACCATTTCAACCTTACGCTCAGGTTCAGAGT
It contains:
- the lpxA gene encoding acyl-ACP--UDP-N-acetylglucosamine O-acyltransferase, which gives rise to MIQPLAYIHPQAKIADNVVIEPFVTIHKDVEIGEGTWIGSNSVIMDGARIGKNCRIFPGAVVSAPPQDLKYKGEQSTVSIGDNTTIRECVTLNRGTALDKNTTTIGSNCLLMAYVHVAHDCVIGDNVIVANAVQLAGHITVYDYAFIGGSSAVHQFVEIGAHSMISGGSLVRKDVPPFTKAGREPLSYVGINSVGLRRRGFSAATIAEIQEIYRIIFLKKYNVTKALDIIEAEFTPSVERDEIINFLQNSQRGIMKGFGNT
- a CDS encoding bifunctional UDP-3-O-[3-hydroxymyristoyl] N-acetylglucosamine deacetylase/3-hydroxyacyl-ACP dehydratase, with the translated sequence MNVKQRTIKAPVSVSGTGLHTGQSVTMTFNPAPENHGYKFRRVDIPGAPIIDADVDNVSDTSRGTSISQNGATVNTVEHVLAALVGLEVDNLLIDLDGPETPIMDGSSIQFVDVITETGLVEQDADREYYHIPYNIHYSEPERKVEMVAMPLDDYRFTCMVDYNSQVLGSQHASISTIGEFKKEIASCRTFCFLHELEMLLKHDLIKGGDLNNAIVVVDKDVDEEELNHLAKLFNRKDISVAPQGILNNIELRHQNEPARHKLLDMIGDLALVGVPLKGHIMAARPGHAANVAFAKKIKALIKKEKSRKQVKTYDLNAKPLFDTVDIMGMLPHRQPFLMIDKILELTKSHVVGCKNVTINEEFFKGHFPGAPIFPGVLQIEGMVQTGGILVLNTVPDPQNYLTLFLKIENARFKSKVVPGDTIIYICDLIAPIRRGIATMKGIGMVGDRVVVEAELMAQIVKVKESEA